The Novosphingobium terrae genome segment AGTGTGTCTCGGTGGAGGCGGCCTCTAACCCCATGCTTTCCGGGCGTCAACAGGAAAAATGAAAAAGCTGTGCGACGGAATTCAAGTCGCACATGCGAGCTGAACGAGCCCATCGATGGCGGCCCAACGCGCCACAGCCAGACGCCGAGCATGACGCTCGGACATCCCCCCCAGCGCGATCACCGGCGCCGTGGCCCGCGCCGCCAGCATTCGCCAGCGCAGCACACCCAGAGCCGGAGCGCCGGGGTGGCTGCGTGTGGCAAAAGCGGGAGACAGCAGCAGCCCATCCGCGCGCGCCTGTCGCGCCAGCCCGATTTCGCCCAGATCATGCGCCGTCATCAGCCTCAGCCCGCGCCCTCCGGGGCGGATCAACCTTGCCGAACCATAGGCGCCATCCGCCCCCCAGCGTCGGGCCTGCGCCATCGATCCGGCCAGCACGGCCAGTCCGCCACGCGCCCGGATCATCCGCGCCAGGGCTGCAAAACGTGCGCGCCGCTGCGGCTCATCCAGATGGTAATGGCGAAAGATCAGCCCGCTGCCGCGAGGGAGCCGCGTGATGGCGCATTCCAGCATGGCATCGTTGCGGGCATCGCTCACCAGCCATAGCGAGGGCAAAGACCGGCGAGGCACGACGAAAGGCGCAAGGGGCTGGCATTGGCGCATCGCGGCGCTATAGCACGCGGCCATGACCGTGCCACAGACTCATCCCGCGCTGGACGACATCCGCGCCCGTATCGACGCCGCTGCCCATATCGCCCATCGCAAAGCCGCCGATGTGACGCTGATCGCCATTTCGAAGACTCATTCTGCCGAGGCGATTACTCCGCTGATCGCCGCTGGCCAGCGCGTCTTTGGCGAGAATCGCGTGCAGGAAGCCGCTGCCAAATGGCCCGCCCTGCGTGAGGCCACGCCCGATCTGGCGCTGCATCTGGTCGGCCAGTTGCAGTCGAACAAGGCCGAGGAAGCCGTGAGCCTGTTCGATGCCATCCATGCGCTGGACCGCATCAGCCTGGCCGATGCGCTGGCCAAGGCGATGGACAAGACCGGCCGCCGCATCCCCTGCTTCATTCAGGTCAACATCGGTGCCGAGGAGCAGAAGGGCGGCGTCGCCATCGCCGAACTGGGCGCTCTGCTGGAGCATGCAAACAAGCTCGATCTGCCGCT includes the following:
- a CDS encoding YggS family pyridoxal phosphate-dependent enzyme, with product MTVPQTHPALDDIRARIDAAAHIAHRKAADVTLIAISKTHSAEAITPLIAAGQRVFGENRVQEAAAKWPALREATPDLALHLVGQLQSNKAEEAVSLFDAIHALDRISLADALAKAMDKTGRRIPCFIQVNIGAEEQKGGVAIAELGALLEHANKLDLPLAGLMCVPPADIEAAPFFALLAKLADDHGLTGTPQGGLSMGMSGDFETAIQLGASHIRVGSALFGARG
- a CDS encoding thiamine phosphate synthase; translated protein: MAACYSAAMRQCQPLAPFVVPRRSLPSLWLVSDARNDAMLECAITRLPRGSGLIFRHYHLDEPQRRARFAALARMIRARGGLAVLAGSMAQARRWGADGAYGSARLIRPGGRGLRLMTAHDLGEIGLARQARADGLLLSPAFATRSHPGAPALGVLRWRMLAARATAPVIALGGMSERHARRLAVARWAAIDGLVQLACAT